A window of Leptospira brenneri contains these coding sequences:
- the waaF gene encoding lipopolysaccharide heptosyltransferase II, producing MPEKILIIQTAFLGDLILSTSFFHAVKTEHPGAEVHVLVNAGTESVLDHNPDITKVWSLDKKRIKKNPFAFLHFAGLLKKESFNKVYSAHFSFRSSLLSYLTRAPIRIGYKESGFSFLHTKTVQRPKQGPHEVEKLFSLLFDEYDFPKGRERRPYLFPGETEENSFLTQKKRILANEEGYILIAPSSLWETKRMPEEKFVSVITQILRKRKETVILIGSKADLEIENTIFRLMKTEPLQLRDRDRLLSLVGKTNLKELMVWIRNAKAIISNDSSPIHFASAFNTPTVMLYGATIPAFGYGSLSDRHKIMEVQGLNCRPCGIHGGRICPEGHFRCMMDQNPVRIFEALEEVITNEVT from the coding sequence ATGCCCGAAAAAATACTGATCATCCAAACTGCTTTTTTAGGTGACCTGATCCTATCCACTTCGTTTTTCCATGCGGTAAAAACGGAACATCCTGGAGCAGAAGTCCATGTGCTTGTGAATGCAGGTACGGAATCTGTTTTGGATCATAACCCTGATATAACTAAGGTTTGGTCTCTAGATAAAAAACGGATTAAAAAGAATCCGTTTGCTTTTTTACATTTCGCAGGTTTATTAAAGAAAGAATCTTTTAATAAAGTATATTCTGCCCATTTTTCCTTTCGATCGAGTTTACTTTCTTATCTGACCCGAGCTCCTATTCGGATTGGATATAAGGAATCAGGTTTTTCGTTTTTACATACAAAGACAGTACAAAGACCAAAACAAGGTCCTCATGAAGTAGAAAAACTTTTTTCCCTTTTGTTCGATGAATATGATTTTCCAAAAGGGAGAGAGAGAAGACCTTATTTATTTCCCGGAGAGACCGAAGAAAATTCTTTCCTTACCCAAAAAAAAAGAATCTTAGCAAACGAGGAAGGTTATATTCTCATCGCCCCATCCTCACTTTGGGAAACCAAACGGATGCCAGAGGAAAAATTTGTCAGTGTGATCACTCAAATCCTTCGCAAACGAAAAGAAACAGTCATTCTCATTGGAAGTAAGGCTGATTTGGAAATTGAAAATACCATCTTTCGGCTGATGAAAACAGAACCACTACAACTCCGGGATCGGGATCGCCTTCTTTCTCTTGTCGGAAAAACAAATTTAAAAGAATTAATGGTTTGGATTCGAAATGCAAAAGCCATTATCTCCAATGACTCAAGCCCCATCCATTTTGCTTCTGCTTTTAATACACCTACCGTCATGCTTTATGGGGCTACCATTCCTGCCTTCGGTTATGGAAGTCTTTCTGATCGACATAAAATCATGGAGGTACAAGGTCTAAATTGTAGGCCTTGCGGAATCCATGGGGGAAGAATTTGTCCCGAAGGACATTTTCGTTGTATGATGGACCAAAACCCGGTGCGGATCTTTGAGGCCTTAGAGGAAGTCATTACGAATGAAGTTACCTGA
- a CDS encoding thiolase family protein: MKKVYIHNPSLSVFGKHNGSQLDLSFVTAKQSVHEFQSHKIQFIIYASFSPDSYNKEYHLSAKLPSLLGIRDVYSIRMETASSSGAAAFQLGVNLILSGRYDHGLVIATELMSQLNREESNLLLGSVLSDSQRALGMSMAQGGAMITRKYLTDYGYKPDDLYAISKKLHDNGLQNPKAHIKKNLTWEDYKSQTMIASPLGLYDISPLSDGSAALILSKDPSTISVKGMGSGTAPFLSSAEPSFLANRIAFEKAYTEAGVGPGDIDFAELHDAFTPFELVGAEDAGFFKRGEALFQVKAGLTHPKGKIPINSSGGLKSRGHPVGASGLAQIVELCRFFEMWPEKRLAVAQSIGGLATNNFVSILERD; this comes from the coding sequence ATGAAGAAAGTTTACATTCACAATCCATCATTGAGTGTATTCGGAAAACACAATGGATCTCAACTCGATTTATCCTTTGTGACCGCAAAACAATCTGTACATGAGTTTCAATCTCACAAAATTCAGTTCATCATTTACGCTAGTTTTTCGCCTGACTCTTATAACAAAGAATACCACTTATCTGCAAAACTTCCTAGTTTACTTGGGATTCGTGATGTTTATTCCATAAGAATGGAAACAGCATCGTCTTCTGGTGCTGCTGCCTTTCAATTGGGAGTGAATTTGATTCTCAGTGGAAGATACGACCACGGTCTTGTGATTGCGACTGAACTCATGTCTCAGTTAAATAGAGAAGAGAGTAATTTATTGTTAGGTTCTGTTTTATCAGATTCTCAAAGGGCACTAGGAATGTCTATGGCGCAAGGAGGGGCCATGATCACTCGCAAGTATTTGACTGATTATGGTTATAAACCAGACGACTTGTATGCAATTTCAAAAAAGTTACATGACAATGGTCTCCAAAATCCAAAAGCACATATTAAAAAAAATCTAACTTGGGAAGATTACAAATCCCAAACCATGATCGCAAGCCCTCTAGGTTTGTATGATATCTCACCACTTTCAGATGGTTCTGCGGCTCTCATTCTATCCAAAGATCCGAGTACAATTTCTGTAAAAGGGATGGGTTCGGGAACAGCTCCTTTTTTATCTTCTGCAGAGCCTAGTTTTCTTGCCAATCGCATTGCCTTTGAAAAGGCATATACGGAAGCGGGAGTTGGCCCAGGTGACATTGATTTTGCAGAATTACACGATGCCTTCACTCCTTTTGAGCTTGTAGGAGCAGAAGATGCCGGTTTTTTCAAACGGGGAGAGGCCTTATTCCAAGTGAAGGCTGGTCTTACCCATCCCAAGGGAAAAATCCCGATCAATTCCTCTGGAGGTTTAAAATCCAGAGGCCATCCAGTGGGTGCTTCGGGCCTTGCACAAATTGTAGAACTTTGTCGGTTCTTTGAAATGTGGCCTGAAAAGCGGTTGGCAGTAGCGCAAAGTATAGGTGGACTTGCTACAAACAACTTTGTGTCGATATTAGAAAGAGACTGA
- the bfr gene encoding bacterioferritin, with translation MKGKKEVIDILAEVLAAELTAINQYFIHAKVCKNWGYLELAEYLRKESIEEMKHADEIIERILFFDGTPDLQKYLKINVGQTVPEMLDHDLQLEYNAVERLNRGIDICVAAKDNGTRELLEKILVSEEEHIDWIETQKSIIDSISLPNYLAQKLGDSE, from the coding sequence ATGAAGGGAAAGAAAGAAGTAATCGACATTTTAGCAGAAGTTTTAGCGGCTGAACTCACAGCCATCAACCAGTATTTCATTCATGCAAAAGTCTGCAAAAACTGGGGATATTTAGAACTTGCAGAATACCTCAGAAAAGAGTCGATCGAAGAGATGAAACATGCAGATGAAATCATTGAAAGAATTCTCTTTTTTGATGGAACTCCTGATTTACAAAAGTATCTCAAAATCAACGTCGGACAAACTGTTCCGGAGATGTTGGATCATGACTTACAATTAGAGTACAATGCGGTAGAAAGACTCAACAGGGGAATTGATATCTGCGTTGCGGCAAAGGACAACGGAACTCGGGAACTTTTAGAAAAGATCCTCGTTTCTGAAGAAGAACATATCGACTGGATTGAAACTCAAAAATCTATTATCGATTCGATCAGCCTACCAAACTACTTGGCTCAAAAATTAGGAGACTCGGAATAA
- a CDS encoding THUMP domain-containing class I SAM-dependent RNA methyltransferase, producing the protein MCGEGLSPLLESELKSFHLKINSSNRGGVFFSGKKEDVIQFSVHTKFASRINLQLLHDNADDYDEFYAKASELPWEKYIGPEVSFRIDAETKDKLKNSEFTMHRMKDAVLDRLRSKKVPLPEIEKRMADVTIVVRSHTDRFSIEISLSGDPVGRRGYRLFAGNAPVREPIAQAMLELSGWKEGNTLVDPMCGSGTILIEAALRERLYGEINRFLFAESPVFQILFPTYVFSERKREKPASPHLFGFDVDPEAVRIAKENAYEAGVEDFVQFEVGNCLDLKNKFGSQGHVVTNPPYGDRIGKPMDDLREMYFQFGKVIKNEFGGWKFTVLSGDFSLLGKFGLKENAHLSLKHANLKAKIVDYEIRGGK; encoded by the coding sequence ATTTGCGGAGAGGGACTTTCTCCGCTTTTGGAATCCGAATTAAAATCGTTTCATCTCAAAATTAACAGTTCAAACCGAGGTGGAGTTTTTTTTTCCGGAAAAAAAGAAGATGTCATTCAATTTTCCGTTCATACTAAGTTTGCTTCCAGAATCAACTTACAGTTATTACATGACAATGCAGATGATTATGATGAGTTTTATGCCAAAGCAAGTGAACTCCCTTGGGAAAAATACATTGGCCCCGAGGTCAGTTTTCGAATTGATGCAGAAACCAAAGACAAACTAAAAAATTCTGAATTTACCATGCACCGTATGAAAGATGCTGTGCTTGATAGACTTCGTAGTAAAAAAGTTCCACTTCCCGAAATTGAAAAACGAATGGCTGATGTCACGATAGTTGTGAGATCTCATACAGACCGGTTTAGTATCGAAATTTCTCTTTCAGGAGATCCGGTGGGAAGACGAGGGTATCGACTGTTTGCTGGAAATGCACCGGTTCGGGAACCCATTGCTCAGGCCATGCTTGAACTCTCTGGTTGGAAAGAGGGAAATACACTTGTCGATCCCATGTGCGGATCGGGAACCATTCTCATTGAAGCTGCACTGAGAGAACGTTTGTATGGAGAAATCAATCGATTTCTATTTGCAGAATCTCCTGTTTTCCAAATTCTATTTCCCACTTATGTTTTCTCAGAACGAAAACGGGAAAAACCAGCCTCACCTCATCTATTTGGGTTTGATGTAGATCCAGAAGCGGTTCGCATAGCAAAAGAAAATGCTTATGAGGCCGGTGTTGAAGATTTCGTTCAATTTGAAGTTGGCAATTGTTTGGATCTAAAAAATAAATTTGGTTCCCAAGGCCATGTGGTTACCAATCCACCTTATGGAGACCGAATTGGAAAACCGATGGATGACTTACGAGAGATGTATTTTCAGTTTGGAAAAGTCATCAAAAATGAATTTGGTGGCTGGAAGTTTACAGTTCTTTCTGGCGATTTTTCTCTTCTCGGTAAATTTGGTCTAAAAGAAAATGCTCATTTAAGTTTGAAACACGCAAACCTAAAAGCAAAAATTGTCGATTATGAAATCCGAGGGGGGAAATGA
- a CDS encoding thiol-disulfide oxidoreductase DCC family protein, with translation MIPTDQILIYDGDCKFCTRIAKLMREKTKNQISILSYHNLSESDLKSIHYKLTKELCAGEVQWIENGKRYPGFFAVRQILWKMDRYRYINILLYLPLIPFLGMAVMYGLKRFRTKLN, from the coding sequence ATGATACCTACGGATCAAATTTTAATTTATGATGGAGATTGTAAATTTTGTACTCGCATAGCAAAGTTAATGCGAGAAAAAACAAAAAACCAGATTTCCATTTTATCCTATCATAACCTTTCGGAAAGTGATTTAAAGTCCATTCACTACAAACTTACAAAAGAACTATGTGCGGGAGAAGTTCAGTGGATTGAAAATGGAAAACGTTATCCAGGTTTTTTTGCAGTTAGACAAATTCTATGGAAAATGGACAGATACAGATACATAAATATTCTATTGTATCTGCCCCTAATCCCATTTCTTGGAATGGCAGTAATGTATGGCTTAAAACGATTCAGAACTAAACTAAACTAA
- a CDS encoding iron-containing redox enzyme family protein, whose product MSLVKILKSDVENHPVLRSQWLLERNISMSFNDLILWLSQEYFVSIGFVDWFLRVAAKTRDQNAKIVLVENIWGELGEGKIEDTHVSILIEFLTKLNFDFSGHNLLPETKTYLDKMETIIEKGFFYGLGALGPANEYLLKLEYSQIASAYKKLKTEMALPEGKFFQVNLDADEGHSQRMFELIEETAKTKETQDQVIEGNLLALAAREDFYTGLTRLDKEPLSLV is encoded by the coding sequence ATGAGTTTAGTGAAAATCTTAAAATCGGATGTGGAAAACCATCCCGTCCTTAGATCGCAATGGTTATTAGAACGTAATATTTCTATGAGTTTTAATGACCTGATTCTATGGCTGAGCCAGGAATATTTTGTTTCCATTGGCTTTGTGGATTGGTTTTTGCGTGTCGCAGCAAAAACTAGAGACCAAAATGCTAAAATTGTATTAGTCGAAAATATCTGGGGAGAGTTGGGAGAAGGGAAAATTGAAGACACTCATGTTTCCATTCTAATTGAATTTTTGACAAAGTTAAATTTCGATTTTTCAGGTCACAATCTTTTACCGGAAACCAAAACCTATTTAGATAAAATGGAAACGATCATCGAAAAAGGTTTTTTCTATGGACTCGGAGCCTTGGGTCCAGCCAACGAATACCTATTAAAATTAGAATATTCTCAAATTGCAAGTGCTTACAAAAAGTTAAAAACAGAGATGGCTTTACCGGAAGGGAAGTTTTTTCAAGTAAATTTAGATGCTGATGAAGGCCACAGTCAGAGAATGTTTGAACTGATTGAGGAAACTGCCAAAACAAAAGAGACACAAGACCAAGTCATCGAGGGGAATTTACTTGCTCTAGCAGCCCGAGAAGACTTTTATACTGGGCTCACTCGGTTAGACAAAGAACCGCTTAGTTTAGTTTAG
- a CDS encoding D-alanine--D-alanine ligase family protein, which produces MKGTVILACDVYDPKTPELCQEWESEETIQNMEKIIQDLGYDVAILSHPSEISSVLSSIPISERKNWIVWNLIEGYHSPNREAYIPALCEYLAVPHTGSSAVVQTLTLDKYKTKVFLKSFGIPTADFWLVDQSGLLPTDHFPLFVKPNGEGSSLGISEKNLIHSEKDWKETTSELLEKYENLLLETYLSGKELTVGVFGNRGKYQVSPIAFVDYPGIVYSDIVKSKESFVESLDFSVPKELSDTLEKYSIKVAELLGSSGYIRLDFKLEKNLPYFLEANATPGFSNIYSTLPLLWEKTGKTYSELLNYCLDLGFEEYQNHNRYQYAKDRNL; this is translated from the coding sequence ATGAAAGGCACCGTCATCCTTGCTTGTGATGTCTATGATCCTAAAACTCCCGAACTTTGCCAGGAATGGGAATCGGAAGAGACCATTCAAAATATGGAAAAAATCATTCAAGATTTAGGATATGATGTGGCAATTCTTTCCCATCCTTCCGAGATCAGTTCTGTTTTGTCTTCCATTCCGATTTCCGAAAGGAAAAACTGGATCGTTTGGAATTTAATAGAGGGATACCATTCCCCAAACCGCGAAGCCTACATACCAGCGTTATGCGAATATTTGGCAGTGCCTCATACAGGAAGTTCTGCGGTGGTTCAGACTCTGACTTTAGATAAATACAAAACGAAAGTTTTCCTAAAATCTTTTGGAATTCCGACTGCAGATTTTTGGCTAGTGGATCAGTCCGGTCTCTTGCCAACAGACCATTTTCCTTTATTCGTAAAACCAAATGGAGAAGGATCGAGTCTTGGCATTAGTGAAAAAAACCTCATTCATTCAGAGAAGGATTGGAAAGAAACAACTTCAGAACTTTTAGAAAAATATGAAAATTTACTTTTAGAAACCTATCTTTCCGGCAAAGAATTAACCGTTGGGGTTTTTGGCAATAGGGGAAAATATCAAGTAAGTCCTATTGCATTTGTAGATTACCCAGGAATTGTGTACAGTGATATTGTTAAATCTAAAGAAAGTTTTGTGGAATCTTTGGATTTTTCTGTTCCGAAAGAGTTGTCTGATACTTTGGAAAAATATTCAATAAAGGTGGCAGAACTTTTGGGGAGTTCGGGATACATTCGTTTGGATTTTAAATTGGAAAAAAATCTTCCTTATTTTTTAGAAGCAAACGCTACGCCTGGATTTTCCAATATATACTCCACCTTGCCATTGTTATGGGAAAAAACAGGAAAAACTTATTCTGAACTTCTAAACTATTGTTTGGATTTAGGATTTGAAGAATACCAAAATCATAATCGTTATCAATATGCAAAGGATCGAAACCTATGA
- a CDS encoding KamA family radical SAM protein has product MLVQNSLSEVLRAREELYSRTNWTDPTSQLQNRVKGEDLSRYFLLTESEEMGIRETIRLHVSTTPYYLSLSDPSDPNCPIRKMIVPRSEEAVLSFEESADPLDEERLSPVRGLTHMYPNRVLLFSNHSCSVYCRHCMRGRKVSSSEERMEKGDLEKAFEYIRNHSEIEDVVISGGDPLNLADSRLEWILSELHSIPHVKICRLGTRNPVTLPFRITDSVCKIIETYNDDGLSIFCNTQFNHPKECTKESKEAILRLLKVGVSVGNQTVLLKGINDDEETMLTLHKKLLEMRVRAYYLYDPELIPGSRGFRTPLARGIEIIEYMRGKIGGMGIPQFVNDLPGGGGKITIAPNWYLGYYPKTRQHAFRSAVTKKIHLSFEPVDSNKESYYPALSDDDWEKLGL; this is encoded by the coding sequence ATGCTCGTGCAAAACAGTTTATCAGAAGTTCTTCGGGCGCGAGAAGAGTTATATTCTCGGACAAATTGGACGGATCCAACCTCTCAATTACAAAACCGAGTCAAAGGAGAAGACCTTTCGCGGTATTTCTTACTTACAGAATCTGAAGAAATGGGAATTCGTGAGACCATCCGTCTGCATGTTTCCACAACTCCTTATTATCTTTCATTGTCAGACCCTAGTGACCCGAATTGTCCCATCCGAAAGATGATTGTGCCCAGATCGGAAGAAGCTGTACTTTCTTTTGAAGAAAGTGCAGATCCTTTGGATGAAGAACGCCTAAGTCCTGTTCGCGGACTTACCCATATGTATCCGAACCGGGTACTACTTTTTTCCAATCATTCCTGTAGTGTGTATTGCCGTCACTGTATGCGTGGTCGTAAGGTTTCTTCTAGTGAAGAACGAATGGAAAAGGGGGATTTAGAAAAGGCATTTGAATACATTCGAAACCACTCAGAAATTGAAGATGTTGTGATCAGTGGTGGTGATCCGCTGAATCTAGCAGATTCTAGATTGGAATGGATTCTTTCCGAACTTCATTCCATCCCGCACGTGAAAATTTGTCGGTTAGGTACAAGAAATCCTGTCACCTTACCATTTCGGATTACGGATTCAGTCTGCAAAATCATTGAAACCTATAATGATGATGGATTATCCATTTTTTGTAATACTCAATTCAATCATCCAAAAGAATGTACAAAAGAATCTAAAGAAGCCATTCTTCGTTTATTAAAAGTCGGTGTTTCTGTTGGTAACCAGACCGTCCTCTTAAAAGGAATTAATGATGATGAAGAGACCATGCTCACTCTTCACAAAAAATTGTTAGAGATGCGAGTTCGTGCCTATTATTTATATGATCCTGAACTCATTCCAGGTTCGAGAGGATTTCGAACCCCTCTTGCTCGAGGGATTGAAATTATAGAATATATGAGAGGAAAAATTGGGGGAATGGGGATCCCTCAATTTGTAAATGACCTTCCTGGTGGTGGCGGTAAAATCACCATCGCACCTAACTGGTATTTGGGTTATTATCCCAAAACACGCCAACATGCTTTCCGCTCTGCGGTAACTAAAAAAATCCATCTTTCTTTTGAACCGGTAGATTCAAACAAAGAATCTTATTATCCAGCTTTGAGTGATGATGACTGGGAGAAACTCGGATTATGA
- a CDS encoding HAD family hydrolase: protein MVAFDVDGTLFSSESIIFKTYVQAIEEFAGKTGKIASLPSHDRIMNEIGKPVRTIFANLFPELPESERDTISARVLDLLCDAIRSGGGDFYAGVGSTIHYLKEKGYTITCASNGRKPYIETVLETAGVLQYFEPIVVINQDTIHTKGEILAEYVRKYNLDPKAIAMIGDRFSDWEAAKENGCPFGFCTYGHGVPGEIPDFHWKFDDLPTLKEFF from the coding sequence ATGGTCGCCTTCGATGTCGATGGGACCTTATTTTCCTCAGAATCCATAATCTTTAAGACGTATGTGCAGGCAATCGAAGAGTTTGCTGGCAAGACGGGAAAAATCGCGTCCTTACCGAGTCATGACCGGATTATGAATGAGATTGGAAAACCTGTGCGAACTATTTTTGCCAACCTTTTTCCCGAATTGCCCGAATCAGAAAGGGATACAATTTCAGCTAGAGTTTTGGACCTTCTTTGTGATGCCATTCGGAGTGGCGGTGGTGACTTCTATGCAGGAGTGGGATCTACCATTCATTATCTAAAAGAAAAAGGTTATACCATTACCTGTGCTTCCAACGGAAGAAAGCCATATATAGAAACTGTTTTAGAAACGGCTGGAGTATTACAATACTTTGAACCAATTGTTGTCATCAACCAAGACACCATTCATACGAAAGGAGAAATTCTGGCAGAGTATGTTCGGAAGTACAATTTAGACCCAAAAGCAATCGCTATGATCGGAGACCGATTTAGTGACTGGGAAGCTGCCAAAGAAAACGGATGCCCTTTTGGATTTTGCACTTATGGGCACGGAGTTCCTGGAGAGATTCCAGATTTTCATTGGAAATTTGACGATTTACCAACTTTAAAAGAATTTTTTTAA
- a CDS encoding GerMN domain-containing protein, protein MAVLPQIQEDKWKSLRYLLGGIFLVLVLIEKSMGFDPKTAGNFIPKQGFRNIGKTQEKPKFAEPSDPFTKETWEDDLNWEEEVLTQTFPDSEPKRKNKTKLVDETIPEITLPEDRFPGAGKRLQADAGYLPVYFLKFYGTGKNSQSQLVKLVREFPGGDPIPFLFQELTKGPNAEEKSKGVLSALTKRVRMEPNYRLENGILHVSVSEDISYGGSMEILKDRLDQITFTMVGNFGIKGVILYSNGERIRTLGSDGLTIPEVLAKSQRKVIIF, encoded by the coding sequence GTGGCGGTACTACCCCAAATCCAAGAAGATAAATGGAAATCTTTACGCTATTTACTTGGCGGGATTTTTCTTGTACTAGTTCTCATTGAAAAGTCGATGGGATTCGATCCAAAAACCGCAGGAAATTTCATTCCCAAACAAGGCTTTCGAAACATCGGAAAGACCCAAGAAAAACCAAAATTTGCGGAACCTTCTGATCCATTTACAAAAGAAACTTGGGAAGATGATTTAAATTGGGAAGAAGAAGTTCTCACCCAAACCTTTCCCGATTCAGAACCCAAACGAAAAAACAAAACCAAACTCGTGGATGAAACGATCCCTGAGATTACCTTGCCAGAAGATCGATTTCCTGGCGCCGGCAAACGCCTGCAAGCGGATGCAGGTTACTTACCTGTTTATTTTTTGAAATTTTATGGAACTGGAAAAAATAGCCAATCCCAACTAGTAAAACTGGTTCGTGAGTTTCCGGGAGGGGATCCCATCCCTTTTCTATTCCAAGAATTGACCAAAGGTCCTAATGCAGAGGAAAAATCAAAAGGTGTGCTCTCCGCGCTGACGAAACGCGTCCGAATGGAACCTAACTACCGATTGGAAAATGGAATCCTTCACGTTTCCGTTTCGGAAGACATTAGTTATGGTGGAAGTATGGAAATCCTAAAAGATAGATTGGATCAAATTACCTTTACGATGGTCGGAAATTTTGGAATCAAAGGGGTGATTCTTTATTCCAACGGGGAAAGGATTCGCACCTTAGGAAGTGACGGACTAACCATTCCAGAAGTCCTTGCCAAATCCCAAAGAAAGGTAATCATTTTCTAG
- a CDS encoding GGDEF domain-containing protein, giving the protein MFLRTYHPSFTATNISDIGSSLQIFSVMTAVTSIISLLFVDSLVRTKEASFWIAFFRISSLGICFIVYLFGKKKVRFFQKHIYGITSLVLIGLILLYIPMMVYDNPNHAYYLFGSAIVIASASILLWIEPFRILLLSTLYISVFIPLHLNFSRIQGFDRFFFYQDVLIVSFLLAFGFVANLLINYWRFEEYRVKARLRVTVGKLLRINQKIEDLSRVDSMTELFNRRHLLEQFDLYKKRSNREGFIIGLVILDLDRLKTINDKYGHKQGDLAIQAFAKTVRSRTRITDIAARIGGDEFCLLVSPIDKEGLQILTESIREKLEHLQIPIHNQPGESITLTVSIGATLFRPEDDPSFDELYHKIDTALYTSKNEGRNRITLIES; this is encoded by the coding sequence ATGTTTTTACGAACCTACCATCCTAGTTTCACGGCTACAAATATTTCGGATATAGGCTCATCCTTACAGATTTTCAGTGTAATGACTGCTGTGACCTCCATCATATCTTTACTTTTTGTGGATTCTCTTGTTCGGACCAAGGAAGCCAGTTTTTGGATCGCCTTCTTTCGAATTTCCTCTCTTGGCATTTGTTTCATTGTTTATCTCTTTGGGAAAAAGAAAGTCCGATTCTTCCAGAAACATATCTATGGAATTACAAGCCTAGTTTTGATTGGGCTCATTTTACTTTATATTCCCATGATGGTCTATGACAATCCAAACCATGCTTACTATTTGTTTGGTTCGGCCATCGTCATTGCCAGTGCTTCTATCCTTTTGTGGATTGAACCATTTCGAATTCTATTATTATCCACTTTATATATTTCTGTTTTTATCCCATTACATTTAAACTTTTCACGGATCCAAGGGTTTGATCGTTTTTTCTTCTACCAAGATGTTCTCATTGTTTCTTTTCTTTTAGCATTTGGATTTGTCGCCAACCTTCTCATCAACTACTGGCGGTTCGAAGAATACCGAGTGAAAGCAAGGTTAAGAGTCACTGTTGGCAAACTACTTAGGATCAACCAAAAGATCGAAGATTTGTCAAGGGTTGATTCGATGACGGAACTTTTCAATAGACGGCATTTATTGGAACAGTTCGACCTTTATAAAAAGAGATCAAACCGAGAAGGTTTTATCATCGGGCTTGTCATTTTGGACTTGGATCGTTTAAAAACAATTAACGACAAATATGGTCACAAACAAGGTGACCTAGCCATCCAGGCTTTTGCTAAAACAGTGAGGTCAAGAACGAGAATCACAGACATAGCAGCGCGAATTGGAGGGGATGAGTTTTGTTTACTGGTTTCTCCCATTGACAAAGAAGGATTACAGATCTTAACCGAATCCATTCGCGAGAAATTGGAGCACTTACAAATTCCGATCCACAACCAACCGGGAGAATCAATCACACTCACGGTCTCCATCGGAGCCACTCTCTTTCGCCCCGAAGACGACCCTAGTTTCGACGAACTCTACCACAAAATCGATACAGCCCTCTACACCTCAAAAAATGAGGGAAGAAATCGCATTACCCTCATCGAATCTTAA